Within Topomyia yanbarensis strain Yona2022 chromosome 2, ASM3024719v1, whole genome shotgun sequence, the genomic segment tcaaaattctgaaaacgccactttgtagagatttttcaaacaagtaatgtggcatatctaactcagtttaccccaaaatggcgtttgtcataagatagcacaacagcgacgatgtatgAACTTTAGCTTCACCACTCCAACCGGAACGTGACCGGTGACATGTGAGGAAAATTTAACTTATTTATTTCTCCCTTACAGTGATATTTCCAGCGGTTTGTATTGCACACGAAACTGGGCAGAAAGAATTCTCAGCAAAACACCATCACCAGATGCGGCCATGATTTGAACATATCTCGTCCTACTAACAAAATACACTCTCAAAATTTTCCAGGGTTGTCTTgcatatttcattttcttttttagaGGTGATGGTTTTGTTGCTTATCATTTGCTAATGAAATCTAGTTTTCAGTTATCTTTGATCTAATAAGACTTTGTTCAGTAACCTTGTAAAAGAtgattccctctaacaaaatcatcaaaacgaGAAATCAAACCATATTCAAAACATGTTCAGCATCCATCGACAACGATTGTTTCGTCATTTAACGGATCttttatgaacacaaatttaaattgaaaatgacaCAACTCTTCTGCGTCGTTTCAATGTGGTCCAACAATCCCATGCATATTTATGAAATCAATCACCTTCAAATGAACCGATCAGTTCtttagaaaccgtaaatatATTTgtccaatattttaaaaaacaaaatcagAGTGTTTTGTTGTTAGCTATTTAAATTCGACTACTTTCCTGGAAAAGTTCAATAAAAGTAGGGTGATCATATCAGGCGTGTAAAAACCCAGGACAATCTAACCTCCTGACTCCACTCCATTACTTCCTGCTCGAACGTGTTTGGCGATACTCTGCCAGAATGGTCTTTCGTGAGAATTCGCAACCCGATCACTTCTTCGGATTTAAGCACACGTGATTTTCGCTACACCACAATCAGCGAAGATTTCAAGCTAATGTTGGAGAAATTTGCAATTCTCAATTGAGCGAGCGGatgaaatgaaacatttttaaattatttaccgTCTTTAGCACTAAATACTCGTCTTTGAAGTAAAGAAGAGACATCAACGGTTCCAAGTAGCCTCCCTGAGCATAAAAGTAAATACCTGGTAGTTTCCAATGAAAACCATTACCTCTTAATCTGTGAGctaaaatcgaaacaaaaactaccattacagtgaaaacccgtcagccctcaattttctcagcttttcgacccgattttatcagccagcCAAGGTTATAAGACTAGGGAATAATGTTGAATATTTCatcagcttcggtttattaaagaaaataaataaatatgtgtgGTCGTTGCCCCCATTTTATCAACCAAAAATAAaccaaaggggctgataaaaacgggtcttcggtGTATTTCCAAACTTCTCCATATTAGTAATTGTCATATCGTGGTTCACTGtatcaaaagcggcagataggtGGGTATAAgcaatatcagtttgagcgcgacgCTCCATAGTACTATTATGTAGAATGTTTGACATGGCAGGTCAGTCTCTGAAGTGGTACTATAATAACCAACTCGAGACAGTGCTCAATTAAGTTATTCCATGATAGTTACTGTTGTCTCAGTTATTTtctttatgaactggaaacatgttcgCGGATTaccagcaagaaaaaaaattgcacatGCAAGATTTCGTGATTGTACATTAGGGTTTTGTTTCTCGTATGCTTGGTCGCCATTTGTGGTTCAgatattggtattgaaaactctattTTAGACTGGTGCGAAGTCTGATTACAAGACTTGCACATAGGAGTTGCCCCTCGTgtgtgcatagcgtagtttgattaatagtagttccgtgagttttgagttttatagtcaagtaggAGGAAATAGGTCTTTCGACTcacatcctcaccacaagaacatcgATTGGAAAACCCGAGAAAAAGCTTCTCAAAGCATCAGTGACGGATTGTAGTTCTTTGTATTGCAACATGCAATTTGCTATTAGCTCAGGAGGAGTACGCGGCGATAGATCATGTAGTCTTACCTCTATATAGTCGTTTTCTATACATTATGAATTGAAACCATTCAGATGATTATGAAAAAATCCATCCAGATGATGCCCAAGGACATAAACCCTATCAACACGTCAAAGCTCCGCCCaaaataggggaagatggggtaaaacgcacctcctaaggaaatatgatcataactcagctatagaacattaaccctagaacgttgcactggagtacaaatgtaccccacgtcttcattggagccgtgtgaagacgagaattcagcatttactgacctgggaccctaatcataattcaatttagactTGTAAGGGTTGGAAAATGtgatacactgaaacctccatttacgaactctttttttacgtaatatttaatttacgtaactttttttacgaactaaattcgaaataacgaactctttttggaaagtttgagttcgtacattacAGCATGAAGTTATATACTTATGTATGTTAATGTTACTAatataagttgggtattttcggaatggggttgacgagtgcatgacgtaaatcgatgtcttgagccgttTTGGagtccaatatggcgacttccggtttatataaattttctataacctcaacaatatgggtattttcggaatggagttgcttagtgcatgacggaaatcgatgtcttgagccattttggaatccaagatggcgatttccggtttagataaattctctataactacaacaatatgggtattttcggaatggggttgacgagtgcatgacggaaatcgatgtcttgagccattttggaattcaagatggcgatttccggtttagataaattctctataactacaacaatatgggtattttcggaatggggttgacgagtgcatgacggaaatcgatgtcttgagccattttgtaatccaagatggcgacttccggtttagataaattttctataacctcaacaatatggatattttcggaatggggttgacgagtgcatgacggaaatcgatgtcttgagccattttggaatccaaaatggcgacttcggGTTTAGATAATTTTTCTATAAcaccaacaatatgggtattttcgggataaggttgacgagtacatggtctaaatagaacccatattgttcgttatcaagaatattgctcaaccggaagtcgccatcttggatttcaaagcggtttcaattgtccattttcagcatctacttgtcaagccagttccaaaaatacccatattgttagcgttatcaagaatattgctcaaccggaagtcgccatcttggatttcaaaacggtttcaattgtccattttcagcatctacttgtcaagccagttccaaaaatacccatattgttagcgttatcaagaatattgctcaaccggaagtcgccatcttggatttcaaaacggtttcaattgtccattttcagcatctacttgtcaagccagttccaaaaatacccatattgttagcgttatcaagaatattgctcaaccggaagtcgttatcttggatttcaaaacggtttcaattgtccattttcagcatctacttgtcaagcccgtaccaaaaatacccatattgttagggttatctagaatattgctcaaccggaagtcgccatcttggatttcaaaacggttaaCGGGATATCGAGattattgctcaaccggaagtcgccatcttggatttcaaaacggtttcAATTGtctattttcagcatctacttgtcaagccagttccaaaaatacccatattgttagcgttatcaaaaatattgctcaaccggaagtcgccatcttggatttcaaaacggtttcaattgtccattttcagcatctacttgtcgagccagttccaaaaatacccatattgttagggttatctagaatattgctcaaccaacgaatattaataagaatatgaagcaaactttttttacgaactaaatcccaaataacgaacactttttttacgaactaattcagtttacgaacccccggtttggttcgtaaatggaggtttcagtgtataaccagtttgcttatagccttcatggaagcaggtgtcaaagttggcgtgagGTACATTCATACCCCAGTGTTTCTGctgttagtgtttcgtcaggttttgtgctgtcagtggaaatgtgatttgtGACAATagcagtttaaatactggttgttttactacgtaagtaacaattagttttatataatcgtttttaatcatttattccattaatttaatttaattttgaagtagaaaaaaatcgttttctgttttgctgatttttattgttttattatttatttttgatagtttttcaaaatattgacTCGCAAGtgtaatttgcgcacagtaacagtatcgttgcgtgttaccattgtattactgatcagaaatatttttttcatttcaatttccaccccatttcgtgggaTTTTCCAAAactcgatttttaaactttcacgcttccaaataattgcactttttcaaaaaattcgaaaGTCCATTTTACATCGGTTCTAGaccattttttcaacttttagaatcatttgtttttttcaaatcggttgcaaattcgcaaagttatagtaaatttTGTGAAACAAGTCAAAACCaccattttttgcaattttttgttcAATCCAATTTATGCATCATTGATTTTCGTACTTTCACCCACACAGctgtttttgcaattaaaaaacgaagaaaattatatagtatacatttcttttgttggCTTTTTACCTGTGAAAAtagcgatcaaacgcgtggggtacatttgtaccccagtgcaacgttctagggtggaattaatgattaatgatatcgtttagccaacattttcctcagtaatcacaatcataacaccttgcaaaatattcaaaaacatgaaaaataatcaattctttaaaatcattcaaaattaccttttgaaaaatacgcggggtaaaatgcacctgtgcggggtaaaatgcaccacaacaacggatGCACCGCAACaaacggggcagaatgctcggtgaacaagtaaatagttttgttttctgacgggatttcacaaaagtatgccattaaatagccttaggttatgcaattaaatggttttcagaactatttttcttttttctattaaaaaatcagcaaaatcaaagaagagAGCATTTTacccccgatggagcagagatataaatttagcaaaaagttaactatttagtagatttttcatatatagtgcgacagaataatgagcTACGGTACGcagcaaaaaatatgaaaattaacttaAGCGTAATTCATAATATTGCAGAAAAAccattcgtgtaattatgtttcACGAATAAATTTACGCTTTACatcatgcacataaaaggaaccCTTAAAACCATGCAAATCTGTATGTTTCTATGCAAATTTTCATTAGTCTGTTCGAGATTTGCTCGTTATTCATTAAACTTTCAGCCAAAATATCTAATTTTTACATGATTTCATGCGAAACGGTGTTGTGCAGAGAGTAAAACTAACTGCTTTATACACATACCTACATGCACGAGCCACAACTCAATGCTTTTggatcgttcacgctcaagcgcAACTTATATGGCCACTGCAGTCACGTTTGTTATGTGTTGCTTCAGCTCAGCCAGTAAGGTGGTGTTTTTGGTGAGTCAATGATTGTCAGTTCAAGCCTTGGTATATTATTTaatgggaattttttttaatgtcggtatggtcaccaacacatacgTAACTTACTTATAGAACGATTTGTGGCCAATGTAAAATTAATCAGGCGCATATTTTTACACTATTTACCGCGTTCCCTTTATGTGCAGTATAGTTagcataattttacatgaattttTATATCTGTGTATAAATAGTactggaatgcactgatataaatttacaactttttgcctttctcatatagaaaggttatgcaatcactctgaaaaccgtcaaCCCAATCCCGGCTGGCAAAAGGTTTctagattttaacaggggcgtagttgagggTATACGGAGATGGGTtaccccctccctccccctcttCTGATCACTACCCTCCCTTTAAAATCCcctttaaatcacccctcagaccaccaccccatccagccctcatatctctcccccccccctctcaacCTCATCATCTTTATagcaccactatatcacaaagcataccaaattaagTTGGGGAGTAGTTTGTTCGTGGgattttcgccctcctcacacacccacccccgcatgacagaatgagttagcaagcagataacattgaacaaatgctgattaggctaattaagtatgatatttttttgtttcaagtgtttcaccgtcgacacgtagctcatcaagttcgtggctggcaagccattgtgtataactgcaaaatgtactaagaatgtaatgaacATTTCCagaattatgttgaacataaccagccgcCGAGcaatagtttagagaaatgagaaaggcgcacttgcaccgctaggtggattaaaacaggtttttttataaCTGATGggtaaaaaatatttggcaCCTCAAAAAGACGTAAAAAATAATTGTGAGCGAGATACAGTTCAAGACAAACTGGCGTTCTGCGGTGAGAAAAGTGACCAAGGAGGCGGCGTCAAATTTGGTGAAAGGAGTTAAATGAAATGCCCGACAATTCGTGTTCGCTAGATAGCAAGCTTAAGTGATTACTTTTCTTTCTTTATTCTGTATAGACTGAACTTGTAAAAGAaatataatttgatttttattataaagCTTGCCCGGTTTTTTACACATTCTTATTTGACAAATTTTTGAGCGTAACACCCTCTATATTAGAATGTAAAAGTCAACTCCTGCAGAGGGCAAAGTCAAGGTAAAGCGGCGTAGCAAAAGTTTTCCGGTTAAAGGCCAATAAATCTTACAATCTAAAACCCTCATAGAGACACTCTAAAGAGTGATAGACGGGCAAATAATGTACTCTGAAGAAATCAGTATTTGTCTATCTAGCTATTTGTCCAATTTTGACGGCTCCTTCAACTTATATATTTAATAGAGTTCCCAGGAGATTAACGAAGTGATCGTTCATTAAGGTTCGAACTTTTTTTCTCATTATGCCAGCGAGCCAAGAGCGTGTCTTTGCACCGATTCCTAGTATGGTTGACGAAAATTAATTAAAGCGTGATTATTTGATTGGTAGTAGGCCGGGTAATTAACGACATTATGTCTCTTAATTGGAATCCTTTGTCTTCTTGACATAATTGATTGATTCGGAACCCCAAAAATGCACCCAACATCGGGTATCCCATTTCAAAAATCGACTAAAAAGGCTCTAATTAACGTGCTAATTGCCCCTTACTCCAGTCCCGATCCCTGACGGAATCAGCCTACGATTCAACTCACCTGAAACTCCTGGCATATTTGTTGTCGTCAATCAAATTATCTTCCTCATCGTCATTCGAATCAGACCCGTTGTTTTCGTCCATCTTGAAGCGTGTGGTTTGCGAGTTTTTCCTCTCCTTATCCCGAAAACTGGGCCTGAGCGATTGCAGCCTCGAGGTTCGCCGCTGGACCGGCACTTCCGGGAAGGTATCCTCGTCGGTGGGAACGTCGGCGTTCCCGTTTAGTCCGCCTCCCGTttctcctcctcctcctccccCAGTTCGCTCGTCATGGTTGACCAGATTAACCTGGAATCGGTTGGCCGACCCGGATCGGTGCATCGTGTTCATTTCCACCTCCTTGGGATTCGATTTGGCCATAATTCAAGCACGTGGTGGGGTTGTGCCAATGTTTGGAGACTACCCTTGGAAAAACAGCTTCAAAAGCAGGTGAATGGGAGACGAGGTGATTTATTTGTCGGCTTTGCTGGTTGGGATTGCTCACGTCTGGGGTTCGTGATTGTTAGGATGACACGAGCATCGGGAAAGCTGAAACGAGAGAAGATAAGCGTTTCAAATTGGTACGTAAATTGATACGTTGATTACAGAAGTCATTACCAGACTGCATTCAATGTGTCGCATGGTTTTGCTTGTGGCTTATGGGGAAGCATTTCTTGTCAGTAGTAAACTATCAGGTAAACTATCAATTCTAAATCACGCCCAGGTAGTTTTACGTTGTCCCAAATCAAATCTATGTAGCAGTCTCCGAACTGAGTTGGCACGAAATCTTATTAGTGGAATGAGCCTCATAGCAATCTCGCTCAAATTACTTGTAGGTGTCGGAGATGATTGAGTTTGAAAGAAATTTGTTACTAACATAGGATCATAGCAGAGGCAACGGAAATTATTTACGACTTTATTTTGCATTCCTCTTGCATACTAGCATACAGATACTAGATAGAATCTGGTTTCATTTACTTGAATTGGTATTAGTTACTGACATTAATTGTGTTTAGCTTTTCGTATCGCCTTCTTCTACAGCCTTCTTCAGTACCAGTGGcttagccagaaattcggtttggtggggtttttgacgaaaatcgatttttttgaaaatgctagaacttatataactttgataaaataatttacaaaaaagaAGAATCAATATAGAACAGCTTTCAAACCTCCATAGCTAACA encodes:
- the LOC131684083 gene encoding uncharacterized protein LOC131684083, which codes for MAKSNPKEVEMNTMHRSGSANRFQVNLVNHDERTGGGGGGETGGGLNGNADVPTDEDTFPEVPVQRRTSRLQSLRPSFRDKERKNSQTTRFKMDENNGSDSNDDEEDNLIDDNKYARSFRHFTREALPRVDNYRNILSFQANNRPTLDELHHASITNKVGFLSRCEQPVAWLRETASPRARNLYASFFCPEKKVFMLQEMC